The Clostridia bacterium sequence TGGCAGAAAGCGCGGCAGAAAACATCGAAAAAATGGGCGTAAAGTTTGATGAATACACTTCAGTTTATATGACTGGCGAGGAAATCTGCAGTATGCGAGGGGTAAAAGATATCTTTGAAAAAGTGCTAGGCATTAGCATTGAGATTTTGAAGCCTCAGGTACCTATGCTTGACAGACCGCAATTTTCTCAAATAGTTGGTTTGCTGGATTTGGCATTAACTCATAATTAAAAATACAAGTACTCTATGGTGGAGGACAAGAAAAAATCATGACAAACATTGACGAATTAGCCGCCCCGGTTTGTAAAATCAAAGTTATAGGCGTTGGCGGTGGTGGTGGTAACGCAATAAATAGAATGAAAGCAGTTGATATAAAATCAGCTGAATTTATATCTGTTAACACTGATCTTCAAGCACTTAGAATGTCTAAGGCTGATATTGTGTTGCAAATTGGTGCAAAACTTACCAAAGGTTTGGGAGCAGGTTCTGATCCCGAAATTGGAAGAAAAGCAGCCGAAGAAAGCAAAGACGCAATAGAAGAAATAATTGGCGATGCTAACTTGGTGTTTATTACTGCGGGCATGGGCGGCGGTACCGGTACAGGTGCAGCACCCGTAATTGCAGAAATCGCTAAGCGAAAGGGTATATTGACTGTAGGCGTAGTTACCAAGCCTTTTGGATTTGAAGGAAATGTGCGTATGCAAAACGCGCTAAAAGGTATCGAAGCCTTGAGAAAAGTAGTTGATACCTTGCTTATAGTTCCTAACAACAAGCTTTTGCAGGTTTTCCCAAAAGGAACACCTATGGTAGAAGCATTTAAGTATGCAGATGATGTTTTAAGACAAGGTATTCAAGGTGTTACCGATCTAATTGTCGTTCCGTCATTGATTAACCTCGACTTTGCCGATGTAGCTACCATAATGAGAGACAAGGGTATGGCGCACATGGGTATCGGTGAAGGAAATGGCGAAAACCGTACCATAGACGCAGTAAAAAAAGCTGTTTACAGCCCGCTTTTGGATACAACTATTGACTATTCAACAGGCGTGCTTATCAATGTGTTTGGCGGCATGGATATAACTTTGGATGAAGTTAACGAGGCAGTCGAACTAGTAAAAGAAGTTGCAGATAAAAATGCCAATATCATATTTGGTGCTGGCTTGGATGCTAGCCTTAACGGCAAGATTGTAGTTACCATTATTGCAACAGGCTTTGACAAAGGCTTACCTACTTCTTCTTATGTTCCTTCAGGTAATGCTGCTGGAGCTTACGGCACACCTCCTGCTAAAAAATCTACTTTAACGCCTTTTGGACAATCCAATGCAGCAGCGGAAACCTTTGTTTCTAAAATAAATCCCGATCCTAACAATGAAGAAATTCCGCTTTGGATAAAAAAACACTTTAAGAAATAAAAAATCGTAAGACCAGGTTAAAAGAACTTGGTCTTTTTTTGTAACACGATCAAGATATTGCGAATATATAATAAAAGGCAAAAATCTTTTTCTTTTATTTTACCCTCCCTATTTTTTTAAAGGAAGTTTCGCCGAATTTGACAAAGAGCG is a genomic window containing:
- the ftsZ gene encoding cell division protein FtsZ, with amino-acid sequence MTNIDELAAPVCKIKVIGVGGGGGNAINRMKAVDIKSAEFISVNTDLQALRMSKADIVLQIGAKLTKGLGAGSDPEIGRKAAEESKDAIEEIIGDANLVFITAGMGGGTGTGAAPVIAEIAKRKGILTVGVVTKPFGFEGNVRMQNALKGIEALRKVVDTLLIVPNNKLLQVFPKGTPMVEAFKYADDVLRQGIQGVTDLIVVPSLINLDFADVATIMRDKGMAHMGIGEGNGENRTIDAVKKAVYSPLLDTTIDYSTGVLINVFGGMDITLDEVNEAVELVKEVADKNANIIFGAGLDASLNGKIVVTIIATGFDKGLPTSSYVPSGNAAGAYGTPPAKKSTLTPFGQSNAAAETFVSKINPDPNNEEIPLWIKKHFKK